The Caulobacter sp. FWC2 region GACGGTGGCTTAGGTCAGTTGAACGCCCCCTCCGTCACGATGCTGCGCATCGCGCCACCTCCCCCGTTTCACGGGTGAGGAGATCGTCTCCTCCCCTGCGAAGCGGGGGAGGTGGATCGGCGCGAATACGCGGCGAGACGGAGGGGGCGCACTGCCCCCTGTAAGACTCCGAAGTCAATCTTTACCGCAGCGGGACTTCAGTCGCGGCGTGTAAAAGCCCATGTTCCCCGCCATGGCCGCACCGCCCCCACAGTTCACCGACGCCGAGATCGACGCCCTGGTCGAGACCTTCTACGCCCGCGTTCGTCGCCACCATCGCCTGGGCCCGATCTTCGAGACGGCCGTAGGCCCGGACGGCTGGCCCGCGCACATGGCGACGCTGAAGGACTTCTGGTCGTCGGTGCTGAACACCACCGGTCGCTACAAGGGCCAGCCGGTGACCGTCCATCAGCACGTCGAGGGCCTGACAGAGGGCCTGTTCATGCCGTGGCTGAACCTGTTCCATCAGACCTGCGTCGAGCTGTTCGACGCCCCGCGCGCCGCCATCGTCGGCCAGAAGGCCGAGCGCATCGCCCGCAGCCTGAAGCTCGGCGTGTTCTTCAAGCCGGACGCGGTCGCTTGAGCGGCCTGGCCGCCGAGGGTTTCGTTCGCTTCGAGGCTGGCGAGACCCACAC contains the following coding sequences:
- a CDS encoding group III truncated hemoglobin, giving the protein MFPAMAAPPPQFTDAEIDALVETFYARVRRHHRLGPIFETAVGPDGWPAHMATLKDFWSSVLNTTGRYKGQPVTVHQHVEGLTEGLFMPWLNLFHQTCVELFDAPRAAIVGQKAERIARSLKLGVFFKPDAVA